The segment GCCGGCCACCTTCACCAGGCTCGTGGTGGAGCCCGTGCCCACCAGGTCGCTGGCCTGGACCGCCTCGCGCTTCTGGCGCGGGATGGTGGCGGACTCATGGGTGCGGTGGATCAGATCCACGTGGACGCTCTCCAGCACGGCCTTGGCCACGCCGGCAGGCAGGCGCGTGCGCGTGTGCTTCAGCTCGTAGACGCGAACGCGGTAGCCGCGGATCTCCTCCAAGTCCACCAGCGCCGGCTTGTCCCAGGACAGGCGCAGGGCGTAGGCCTCGTCCTGGCCGCCGCCCGAATCGTCCGTGAACAGCTCCAGGACCGTGTTGGCATGGGCCGCCTTGGTCTGCAGCACCTCGGTGCGCGTGGTGCTCCTGGCCGCCTTTGTCGCATCCACCGCGGCCAGCATCTCCTGGGCCGTGGCCACGTCGCTGCCGAAGCCCAGCGAGAACGGCTTGGCCAGGTAGAACCAGGCCGCGTCCTCCGTGACGCTTGAGGCCTCGGTCAGGGTCAGGGTCTGCTGGACCACGTTGACGCTCAGGACAGTCACCTCCTTCAGCAGACCGTCCGCGTGGAGCAGGATCGCCTGTCCCTCCAGGCTGGACGAGAGGTCCGTGCCGGCTCCCGTGACGGTCGCCGAGCCCGTCACGATGGACAAGGTGCCCGGCTCCCGGGCGGTGCCCGCCGCACCCGAGACGATGGCCTGCTGCTTGGCGGCCACTACCTCCAGGTCCAGGCTGCCCCCCACCGCCTCCATGCCCCGGATCTGGCCCAGCGTGTAGCCGAGCATGCGCTTGGCGTTGATCAGGGCCCGGTAGCCGCCCAGCTCGCTCACATGAGCGCTCAGGGCCTCCACGCTGATGCGGGCCGCCGAGTAGCTGTCCAGGGCGCTCTTCAGCGCCGCGCTGCGGTCCGGCGCCTCGGCCAGGATCTGCAAGGCCAGGTTGTCGGCGCTGAGCAGGGGCGTGCCCGGCTTGGACGGGATCTTGCGTGTCTCCACCACCCGGTCCCCGTGCCCGTCCTGCAGGTTGAGGATGCCATGGCGGAAGAGCAGACCAAGCTCCGGGTGCTGCTCCAGGGCGCGCGCCACGGTCAGCACCGGGCTGCCCGGGTTCTGGGCATCCTGGTAGCCCACGCGGAACTCCTCCGCCGGGGTGTGCGTGTCCGTGTTCGGCTGGTGGAGGCGCGGATCGCTGACGACCTGGGCGAAGGTGCGCAGGTCCTCCACGTTCCCATCCGCTTGGACCCGGGCCACCACGATCTCTTCAAAACCCTTGATTGCAAGGGGTGACAGGCGCAGGGCGAAACCGTGGACCTGGCGGGTTTGGTGGGTTTGCCCCGTCACGAAGTGGGTCTTGGGGGCCGTCTGGATCAACGTGTACCCGGCAAAGACATAGGTGGTCGTGCCGGGCCACGGCTGCCTCACGGCCGCCAGGCTGACGATGCGCTCGCCGCCCGTGTAGGCCACGCCGGGCGCCAGCACCAGGTCGCTGCCATCCTGGCTGACCGCAAAGCCGTGCACCACGCCGTCCGTGAAGAGGTCGCCCGTCCGGTCCAGGATGGTCTGGAGGATTGCGTCCCGGCTGAAGGTCTCGTCCTCCAGGGTGGGCTTGTCGCCCGAGAAGAACAGGTACTTGTCCATGGGCCCTAAGCCTCCACGAAGGTCAGCACGCAGGCTGTGTGCGCGGGTTTCTCGGCCATCACCAGCTCGGTCACGCGCGTCCGCTCCTCGGCGTCCAGGGGGCTGGCCGGCAGGATGGACAGCCAGAAGGTGAACCGGATGTCCAGGTCGGCCTGGCTGTAGAGGCGCGTCTGGCGCAGGCCCACCATATCCGGGTTCGCCTGGTCCGCCACACTGAAGAGGTGACTGCGCTCCACCTCCACCTGCGCGGCCTGGTCCACCTCGCTTCGCACGATGCGGGCCTCGGGATCGTCCGCGTAAACCGTCAGGGCGTGCAGCGTGTGTCCCAGCACGTCCTCCACCAGGTAGCGCATGCCCATGGCGCTGCCAGCGTGCTGGCGGACGGCCGGCTGGATGGCCAGGCGCTGCCAGAGCGCCTCGTCCGTCTCGCCTTGAAGCCGCCGGGTGCCGCGGTCCAGGGCGTGGCGGTTCAGGTCCAGGCCGCGCTGGGGATCGGCGTAGTAGGCGTCCGACCCATCCCCCAGCTGCCAGATGAAGCCGCGCCGGCGCAGGCGATAGATGGCGTCCTTGGCCGCGTCATAGGACTCCCCCAGCGCGTCCAGCAGGCGCGACAGGACGCTGGCATCCTTGCGCCGGCGGGCGCTGGGCAGCCAGGAGAGCAGGAAGGGCCCAAGGCGACTGTCCATCAGAGGCTCCACTCGCTCTTGTCGATGGGCTCGATGATCGTGACGGGCTCGCCGGCCGGGACGGGATGGCGGTCCTGGTAGGACCGGCCCTTCACCCGGTGCGTCAGCGCGGCCTGGGCGGCGTCCACGTCCAGGTACTCGCGCGGGGTGGCCGGCACGTCCGCCGCGGGCGCGTCCACCACCACGTTGTAGACGCCGTCCACGGCCATGACCGCCGCCACCAAGCGGGCCCGGACGAGGCCCTCGCCCAGCTGCAGGCCATCCGAGTACTCCTGCAGGGCCCGGCGCACGTCCTCGTCCAGCGTGGCCTCGTCCGCCGTGGCGTAGCGCCAGACGGTGAGGGCCAGGCTGATTGGCGTGATGGTGGCGCCCGAGACCACCAGCTGGGCGGTCAGGGGCTGGCGAGGGCGGATATAGGCGGCCACGTCCGCCAGCAGCTGCGGCGTGGGCGCGCCGTCCGTGCCCAGCACCACCACGCCCACCGTGCCGGGTCCGTAGGGCGCGTCGTCCAGGACCATGACGGCCTTCACGCCCGGGACGCTCAAGGCCCAGGTCCGGTAGGCGCCGCGCGTGCCGCCCACGCCCAGGGTGTCCCACTTGCCGATGGCCCTTTCGCGGAAGGCGCGGTCGCTCTCGGCGTCCGCTCCCTCCTCGATCAGATGCGAGGCCGTCCCCACGTCCACGTTGGTGACGGCCTCGA is part of the bacterium genome and harbors:
- a CDS encoding baseplate J/gp47 family protein — its product is MIRSFDEILSDLLQAVLAKTPFTNVNVGGGLRGILESLAAGLAGLYELVRTVSGALFIQTARGTWLDLKAREVGVRRLVAKPARLRLTFSRGTPAALDTLIPAGTILRSRRDLNGVSVRYLTDTDVTLTTGQTAVVATATAEQAGIVGNVGPGTVTFIVTPISGIEAVTNVDVGTASHLIEEGADAESDRAFRERAIGKWDTLGVGGTRGAYRTWALSVPGVKAVMVLDDAPYGPGTVGVVVLGTDGAPTPQLLADVAAYIRPRQPLTAQLVVSGATITPISLALTVWRYATADEATLDEDVRRALQEYSDGLQLGEGLVRARLVAAVMAVDGVYNVVVDAPAADVPATPREYLDVDAAQAALTHRVKGRSYQDRHPVPAGEPVTIIEPIDKSEWSL